A genomic stretch from Microtus pennsylvanicus isolate mMicPen1 chromosome 11, mMicPen1.hap1, whole genome shotgun sequence includes:
- the Or2b11 gene encoding olfactory receptor 2B11, whose product MRSDNQSYFWDLPKDFILLGISDRPWLELPLFVVLLGSYVLAMLGNISIILVSQLDPQLHSPMYIFLSHLSFLDLCYTTTTVPQMLVNMGSSRKTISYGGCTVQYAIFHWLGCTECIVLAAMALDRYVAICEPLRYALIMHRPLCQQLVATAWLSGFGNSLVQVILTVKLPFCGQQVLNNFFCEVPAMIKLSCADTTVNDVTLAVLVAFFVLVPLALILLSYGFIARAVLRIRSSRGRHKAIGTCSSHLVVVSLFYLPAIYMYLQPPSSYSQEQGKFISLFYSIITPTLNPFIYTLRNKDVKGALGRLLARTGRLCGR is encoded by the coding sequence ATGAGAAGTGACAACCAGAGCTACTTCTGGGACCTCCCAAAGGACTTCATTCTCCTGGGCATTTCTGACAGGCCATGGCTGGAGCTCCCACTCTTTGTAGTGCTGCTGGGGTCTTACGTTCTGGCTATGCTGGGAAACATCTCCATTATCCTGGTCTCCCAGCTGGATCCCCAGCTTCACAGCCCTATGTACATTTTCCTTAGCCACCTGTCCTTTCTGGACCTCTgctacaccaccaccaccgtccCTCAGATGCTGGTCAACATGGGCAGTTCCCGGAAGACCATCAGTTATGGTGGCTGCACCGTGCAGTACGCCATTTTCCACTGGCTGGGCTGCACCGAGTGCATTGTCTTGGCGGCCATGGCCCTGGACCGCTACGTGGCCATCTGCGAGCCGCTCCGGTATGCCCTTATCATGCACCGCCCGCTCTGCCAGCAGCTGGTGGCTACGGCCTGGCTCAGTGGTTTTGGCAACTCCCTCGTTCAGGTCATCCTGACAGTGAAGTTGCCTTTCTGTGGGCAGCAGGTACTAAACAACTTCTTCTGTGAGGTGCCAGCCATGATCAAGCTGTCCTGTGCCGATACCACGGTGAATGATGTCACACTGGCCGTGCTGGTGGCCTTCTTCGTGCTGGTCCCTCTGGCCCTCATCCTTCTCTCCTATGGCTTCATTGCTCGGGCGGTGCTGAGGATCCGGTCCTCCAGGGGGCGGCACAAGGCCATCGGGACTTGCTCCTCCCACTTGGTGGTGGTTTCTCTTTTCTACCTTCCTGCCATCTACATGTACCTGCAGCCTCCCTCCAGTTACTCTCAGGAGCAGGGCAAGTTTATCTCCCTCTTCTACTCCATAATCACGCCCACCCTCAACCCTTTCATCTACACCTTGAGGAATAAGGACGTGAAGGGAGCCCTCGGAAGACTCCTGGCGAGGACTGGGAGGCTATGTGGGAGGTGA
- the Nlrp3 gene encoding NACHT, LRR and PYD domains-containing protein 3: MKMTSVRCKLAQYLEDLEGVDLRKFKMHLEDYPPESGCIPLPRGQMEKADHLDLATLMIDFNGEEKAWAMAVWIFAAINRRDLWEKAKKDQPDWSDSYASNLTVVCQEDSLEEEWMGLLGYLSQISICKKKKDYCKIYRRHVRSRFYCIKDRNARLGESVDLNNRYTQLQLVKEHPSKQEREYELLTIGRTKTWDRPISSIKLELLFEPEDEHTEPVHTVVFQGAAGIGKTILARKIMLDWASRKLFKDKFDYVFFIHCREVSLRTPRSLGDLIVSCCPDPNPPVCKILQKPSRILFLMDGFDELQGAFDEHIGEVCTDWQKAVRGDILLSSLIRKKLLPKASLLITTRPVALEKLQHLLDHPRHVEILGFSEAKRKEYFFKYFSDELQAREAFRLIQENEILFTMCFIPLVCWIVCTGLKQQMEAGKSLAQTSKTTTAVYVFFLSSLLQSRGDTEEHLFSSHLQGLCSLAADGIWNQKILFEECDLRKHGLQMTDVSAFLRMNVFQKEVDCERVFSFSHMTFQEFFAAMYYLLEEEEEGVAMRKGPAGCSDLLNRDVKVLLENYGKFEKGYLIFVVRFLFGLVNQERSSYLEKKLSCKISQQVRLELLKWIEVKAKAKMLQRQPSQLELFYCLYEMQEEDFVQRAMDHFPKIEINLSTRMDHVVSSFCIKNCSRVKTLSLGFLHNSPKEEEEKGGSEHTDQVHCVFPEPQAACSSRLANCYLTSGFCRGLFSSLSTNENLTELDLSDNTLGDPGMRVLCEALQHPGCNIQRLWLGRCGLSHQCCFDISSVLSHSQKLKELDLSDNALGDFGVRLLCVGLKHLFCSLQKLWLVSCCLTSACCEDLALVLSSHCSLTRLYIGENALGDSGVQVLCEKIKHPQCNLQKLGLVNSGLTSVCCSALTSVLKASRSLTHLYLRNNALGDTGLKLLCEGLLHPDCKLQMLELDNCSLTSHCCWNLSKMLTRNRSLRKLDLGNNDLGDLAVVMLCEVLKQQGCLLQSLQLGEMYFNYETKCALQALQEEKPELTVVFEPSW; this comes from the exons ATGAAGATGACAAGTGTCCGCTGCAAGCTGGCCCAGTATCTAGAGGACCTCGAAGGTGTGGACCTCAGGAAATTCAAAATGCACCTAGAAGATTACCCGCCTGAGAGTGGCTGCATCCCACTCCCCAGGGGCCAGATGGAGAAGGCTGACCATTTGGATCTAGCCACACTCATGATTGACTTCAATGGGGAAGAAAAGGCCTGGGCCATGGCTGTGTGGATCTTTGCAGCTATCAACAGGAGAGACCTCTGGGAAAAAGCTAAGAAGGACCAGCCAGACTGGA gTGATTCGTATGCTTCTAATCTCACCGTGGTATGCCAGGAAGACAGCCttgaagaggagtggatgggtttGCTGGGATATCTTTCCCAGATCTCGAtttgtaagaaaaagaaag ATTACTGTAAGATATACAGACGACATGTGAGAAGCAGGTTCTACTGTATCAAAGACAGGAATGCACGTCTGGGTGAGAGTGTGGACCTCAACAACCGCTACACTCAGCTACAACTGGTCAAGGAGCATCCGAGCAAGCAAGAGAGGGAGTATGAATTACTGACCATCGGCAGGACCAAAACGTGGGACAGACCCATAAGTTCCATTAAGCTGGAGTTGCTGTTTGAGCCCGAGGATGAACACACAGAGCCTGTGCACACAGTGGTGTTCCAGGGAGCAGCAGGCATTGGGAAAACAATACTAGCCAGGAAGATTATGTTGGACTGGGCATCCAGGAAGCTCTTCAAAGACAAATTTGATTATGTATTCTTTATCCACTGTCGAGAGGTGAGCCTCAGGACACCAAGGAGTCTGGGAGACCTGATTGTCAGCTGCTGTCCTGACCCAAACCCACCAGTGTGTAAGATCCTGCAAAAGCCCTCCAGGATCCTCTTCCTCATGGATGGCTTTGATGAGCTTCAAGGGGCCTTTGATGAGCACATTGGAGAGGTCTGCACAGACTGGCAGAAGGCTGTGAGGGGAGACATTCTGCTGAGCAGCCTCATCCGAAAGAAACTGCTGCCCAAGGCCTCTCTGCTCATTACAACGAGGCCCGTAGCCTTGGAGAAGCTGCAGCATCTACTGGACCACCCTCGCCATGTTGAGATCCTGGGTTTCTCTGAGGCCAAAAGGAAGGAgtatttctttaagtatttctcagaTGAGCTGCAGGCCAGGGAAGCCTTCAGGCTGATCCAAGAGAATGAGATCCTCTTTACCATGTGCTTCATCCCCCTGGTCTGCTGGATCGTGTGCACGGGGCTGAAGCAGCAGATGGAGGCTGGGAAGAGCCTGGCCCAGACCTCCAAGACCACTACCGCCGTCtatgtcttcttcctttccagcctGCTGCAATCCCGAGGGGACACGGAGGAGCacctcttctcttcccacctACAGGGGCTCTGCTCACTGGCTGCAGATGGAATCTGGAACCAGAAAATCCTATTTGAGGAGTGTGATCTGAGGAAACACGGCCTGCAGATGACGGACGTCTCTGCTTTCCTGAGAATGAACGTGTTCCAGAAGGAAGTGGACTGTGAGAGAGTCTTTAGTTTCAGCCACATGACCTTCCAGGAGTTCTTTGCTGCTATGTACTATTtgctggaagaggaggaagagggggtggCTATGAGGAAGGGACCAGCAGGCTGTTCAGATCTTCTGAACCGAGACGTGAAGGTTCTCCTAGAGAATTACGGCAAGTTTGAAAAAGGCTATCTGATTTTTGTTGTCCGTTTCCTCTTTGGCCTTGTAAACCAGGAGAGAAGCTCCTATTTGGAGAAGAAATTAAGTTGCAAGATCTCTCAGCAAGTCAGACTGGAACTGCTGAAATGGATTGAAGTGAAAGCCAAGGCCAAGATGCTGCAGAGGCAGCCCAGCCAGCTGGAACTGTTCTACTGCTTGTATGAGATGCAGGAGGAAGACTTTGTGCAGAGAGCCATGGACCACTTCCCCAAAATTGAGATCAATCTCTCTACCAGAATGGACCATGTGGTTTCTTCCTTCTGTATCAAGAACTGTAGTCGGGTGAAAACGCTTTCCCTGGGGTTTCTCCACAACTCAcctaaggaagaagaagagaaaggaggaagtgagcacaCGGACCAGGTCCATTGTGTTTTCCCAGAGCCCCAAGCTGCCTGTTCTTCCAG ACTGGCGAACTGCTATCTCACGTCTGGCTTCTGCCGAGGCCTCTTCTCAAGTCTAAGCACCAATGAGAACCTCACTGAACTGGACCTCAGCGACAATACTCTGGGGGATCCGGGCATGAGGGTGCTGTGCGAGGCACTCCAGCACCCAGGCTGTAACATTCAGAGACTGTG GTTGGGACGCTGTGGACTTTCCCACCAGTGCTGTTTCGACATCTCGTCTGTGCTGAGCCACAGCCAGAAGCTGAAGGAGCTGGATCTGAGCGACAACGCCTTGGGGGACTTTGGTGTCCGACTTCTGTGTGTGGGACTGAAGCACCTGTTCTGCAGCCTGCAGAAGCTCTG GTTGGTCAGCTGCTGTCTCACATCTGCGTGCTGTGAGGATCTCGCATTGGTTCTGAGCTCCCACTGTTCTCTGACCAGACTGTACATCGGAGAAAACGCCTTAGGAGATTCAGGAGTTCAAGTTTTGTGTGAAAAAATCAAGCACCCTCAATGTAACTTGCAGAAGCTGGG GTTGGTGAATTCTGGCCTCACTTCCGTTTGTTGTTCAGCGCTGACCTCTGTCCTCAAAGCCAGCAGGAGCCTCACGCACCTCTACCTACGAAACAACGCTCTTGGAGACACGGGGCTCAAGCTCCTCTGTGAGGGACTTCTGCACCCTGACTGCAAGCTACAGATGCTGGA GTTGGACAACTGCAGCCTCACCTCACACTGCTGCTGGAATCTCTCCAAAATGCTGACCCGCAACCGGAGCCTCCGGAAGCTGGACCTGGGCAACAACGACCTGGGCGACCTGGCCGTGGTGATGCTCTGCGAGGTTCTGAAGCAGCAGGGCTGCCTCCTGCAGAGCCTACA gTTGGgtgaaatgtattttaattatgaaaCAAAATGTGCCTTACAAGCGCTCCAGGAAGAGAAGCCGGAGCTGACTGTCGTCTTTGAGCCTTCTTGGTAG